The region ACCCCAAAGAATTATTTTTAGTTTTTGGATTTTCTTTCGCTCAAAGTAACTTACTATAGGCATTTCCAGTGCAAAAATCAACAAGCCGTTTAGGGTCATTAATAATCCGGTTTGAAATTCAGATAGCCCAAATTTCTCGCTATGATACAAAGGCAAAGTGGTAAAAAGCTGAAAGAAAATCATGGCCGTAACAAAACTCACAAACAGAAAAAGCCAAAATATTTTATCTTTAAAAACCGATGCAGCTTCTAGTACCGTGGCATGAGGATCATGGTGAGAGACTTTTTTCTTTTCTTTGACCAACAAGGCAAAAATCAAAATCGAGACAATACAGGACGTACCATCAATCCAAAACAAGCCTTTATAGCCAATCCCCATAATAATTAAGCCGCCCAAAGCGGGTCCTGCCGCAAATCCTAAATTAACCGCTAAACGCACAAGGGTCAAGGCTCGCGTTCTGTTTTCAGGTTTGGCATAAGCGCCAAGGGACACAAACATAGCGGGTCTAAACATATCGGCTAGCGTCATAATAGCAAACATCCCTAAACACAATCCCCAAAACGAGGTGACATATTGTAAGACGAAAAAGAAAACACCACTACTAAACAAACTAAAAACCATCACCTTATAAAACCCAATCTTGTCAGACAGTTTGCCTCCCAACCAAGAACCCAGCATGGAGCCAAAACCAAAGGCAACCATTACCCAGCCTACTTCTCCGTAGGAAAAATGCAGGTCTTCTTTTAAATATTTTGATAAAAAGGGAAGCACCATTGTTCCGGCCCGATTGATAAAAGTGATCAGGGTAAGGATCCAAATTTCTCTCGAAAATCCTTTGAAATTATTAATATAGCGGCTGAAAGCGGTTTGGAGCATTGTAAATAGGTTCTGTCTTGCAAAGGTAGAAAACTTTGTAACTTTCAGCCTTTGTGCCTTTGCAACTTTTAAACTATTTTTGCATAAAAATATACAAATGAGAACCATTCTGCTTTTTGTCTTTTTAGCGCAATTGAATTTTGGCTTTGCCCAAGAAAAATTTGATGAGGCAGCTGTAACTCAATTTCAAACGGATTTAAATACGGAATTTGCCGATGCCAAAACGAGTCCTTTGATGGCAGAAGATTTGTCAACATTCCAGACCTTAGATTTTTATCCCGCAAATGGAAAATACTTCGTGACAGCTAAATTCGTTCGAACCAAAAAAGAAAAACCCTTTGAGATGAAGACCACAGGGGAAAGAAAACCAATGTATGTGAAATATGGTGAGGCTTTTTTTACTTTGGATGGTAAAGATTTTAAACTGAACGTTTACAGAAACATCGCACTTTCTAAAAAGAAGGAATATAAAAATCATTTGTTTTTGCCTTTTTCTGATTTGACTTGTGGCCAGGAAAGCTACATTGGAGGACGATATATTGATGTGAAAATTCCCGAAGGAAACACCCTAGTTATTGACTTTAATACAGCCTATAATCCATATTGTGCTTACAACCACAAATATTCTTGCCCTATTGTTCCATTAGAGAATGATCTGAATGTGGAGATAAAAGCCGGAGTAAAAAAATTCCATGACTAATGGAATTCTTTAATTGTCATACCCATAAATTTACGGATAAACCCAATGTTTTAGAGTTGGTAAATCAGTATCCACAGGAATTTGATTCCAGTATTCCTAATTATTCCATTGGAATTCATCCTTGGTATATTGTGCAAGAGCGATTGGAATCCGATTTGGATATTATTGAAAGTAAATTACAACAAAATAATTGTCTTGCCATTGGCGAATGCGGATTGGATAAAAGGATCAAAATCCCGATGGATTTGCAGCAAATGGTTTTTGAGAAACAACTGCTGTTGGCCGAAAAATATAATAAAGCAGTGGTTATTCATTGCGTAGCCGCATTTCAGGAAGTAATCGAAATAAAGAAGCGGTTGAATATAAAAGTTCCTATGATTATTCATGGTTTTTCTAAAAATCAACAGTTGGCAAAACAATTAATTGATAATGGATTTTATATTTCATTTGGGAAATATTTAGTGCAAAATCCGGAATTGGAAACGGTTTTCGTGAGTATTCCAAACAGCCTTTTTTTTCTGGAAACAGATACAATTGATGAAACGATTGACGAAGTATATGCTTTGGCAGCAAAATATAAGAATATGACCGTATCGAAATTACAACAGCAAGTTGCAATTAATTTCGATACCGTTTTTAACAGATAAACAAATTACCGAATTAACGAATATACTTTAATCATGGCAGAGTGGACAGAGCGAGCGGAGCTTTTATTTAAAAAGGAAGGATTAGAAAAATTACAAAATGCGAATGTATTAGTAGTAGGTTTAGGAGGCGTGGGATCATTTGCAGCTGAGTTTTTAGCCAGGGCAGGAGTGGGCAAGATGACTATTGTAGACGGAGATGTTGTGGATATTACCAATATCAACAGACAATTACCGGCTTTGCATTCTACTGTAGGCCAACCTAAAATTACCGTAGTTGGAGACCGATTGATGGATATTAATCCGGAATTAAAATTGACAAGAGTACAGGAGTTTCTTTCGCCGGAACGGGCTTTAGAAATGGTAACCGAAGAGTTTGATTATGTTTTGGACTGCATTGACAGCGTGACTCCAAAATTGAATTTGATTATTGCAGCTAAACGAAAAAGAGTAAAAATCATTTCAAGTATGGGCGCCGGTGGAAAAATGGAAGCTGCTAAGGTGAAAGTTTCTGATATAAGTAATACCGAGAATTGCTTTTTGGCCAAAACCATCAGAAGACGTTTAAAAGAGCACAAAATTGATAAATTAAAAGTCGTTTTTTCTTCAGAAATTCAAGATGATTCGAGTTTAAAAATGACCGATGGTTCCAATTTTAAAAAATCATTTTACGGGACTAATAGCTATATGCCAGGATTATTTGGTCTTTATGCCGCCGAGACCGTGATTCGCTATTTACTTAAGAAATAAAATTAATGATTAGTGATTATTCACAGTCTTTTACAACCTAAATAATACATAACTCATAATTTATAAAATGATACAAACAGTAATTTTCGACATGGATGGAGTAATTGTCGATACGGAACCTGTACATAAATACGCCTATTTTCAGCATTTTGAGGAATTGAATATTCCAGTAACCGAGGAACAGTTTTCTAAATTTACGGGGAATTCGACTCGAAATGTGTTCCAAAATTTAAAAGAACTTTTTAATTTGGAACAGGATGTAGAAGATTTGATTCAAAGAAAAAGAAGTATTTTTAACGATGCTTTTGATACCAAAGAAGATTTGGAGCTGCTGGAAGGTGTAGAAAAGCTGATCAAAGAGTTTCATGAGAAGGGAATGCAACTGATTTTGGCATCTTCGGCTTCCAAAGTGACAATAGATCGCGTTTTTAAGCGTTTTAATTTACACCAATATTTTACACATATTGTAAGTGGGGAGGATTTTCCAAAATCAAAACCCGATCCGGCTATTTTTGTACATGCCGCTTCTTTATCAATTGCACCTAAAGAAAATTGTATCATTATAGAGGACAGTACTAATGGTGTGAAAGCAGCTAAAGCTGCCGGGATTTTTTGTGTGGGTTACAACAGTTTCCATTCTAAATTGCAGGATTTATCAGCTGCCGATGTGATAATTAATCATTTTGATGAATTGAGTTTTGAAAAAGTAGCCCAATTCTGATTTGGGTTTATTAAATATTTAACAATTATAAATGTTTGAATTTGTAAATTTGAAAAAAATAAAACAATAAATATGAAGAACTTACTTATTCTATTAGCGGTTGTCATTGCTAATTTTAGTATTGAAGCCCAGGTGAAAACACCAGAATCCAGTCCGAAAACTAAAATCAATCAGGCTGTTGGTTTAACGGATATAGAAATTGTCTATTCCAGACCTTCTGCAAGAGGCAGAGCTGTTTTTGGTAATTTGGTTCCTTTTGGGAAATTGTGGAGAACTGGAGCTAATGAAAACAGCACCATTTCTTTTAGTGATGATGTGATAATTGACGGCAAGACTTTAAAGAAAGGAAAGTATGCTTTGTATACCGTTCCAAACATTCAAAGTTGGGAAATCATTTTTTATAAAACAACAGATAATTGGGGAACACCACAGGAATTTAATGAAGCGAATGTAGCTTTAAGAACTACTGTAAAAGAAGAGGCTTTGTCTAAACCAATGGAAACATTTACTATCGGGTTGAGTCGTTTGGATACTGATTTTGCTTATTTGGAAATCTATTGGGAGAATTCATATGCCGCTTTAAAATTTGAAGTTCCAACCCAGAAAAAAGCCATTGAAAGTATTGATAAAGTATTGTCAGGTGCCACAGGAGCAGATTATTTTTCGTCAGCACAATTCTATTATCTGGCTAATTTAGATATCAATAAAGCAAGAACTTATATTGATAGAGCATTAGAATTAACACCAAGTAAACCATTTTATTATTTGCGTTTAAAATCGTTGATACAAGCAAAACAAGGAGATAAAAAAGGCGCTATTGAAACAGCTAAATTATCGCTTGCTGCTTCTGAAGCTGCCGGAAATCAAGACTATGTAAAAATGAATAAGGATAGTATGGCTGAATGGAGTAAATAAGTTCTAAGTTTTTAAAATAAAAAATCCCGTCTTTCCAATAGGTTAGACGGGATTTTTATTTGGTTAATTTATGTGGTCATCTGTTTTTTTGATTTTCTAAATAGAGTCCATTCCAATAGGGAGGAGAGTACGATAGTAAGTAAAGCACCAATGAAATTGAGCCATAAATAACCCAGTTTTTCTTCACCACTCGGAAAAATGTAAATGGCGTAATAATAAATGACAAAAATGGTGATTTGGGAAATCAATGCGCTGTAAAATATAGACTTAGCCTTGACATGTTTTATATAAAATCCCACCAAGAAAATTCCCAGTACCGTGCCATAGAATATGGAACCAATGATATTTACTAATTGGATTAAATTTTCAAATAAGGTTCCGATACAAGCAAACAAGATGGCAATGATTCCCCAAAACAAAGTAAAAAACTTGGTAGCATTTAAATAATGTTTTTCAGATTTTTCTCCTTTTACATTGCGTTTGTAAATGTCGATTGCCGTTGTAGAGGCAAGTGCATTAAGCCCAGAAGCGGTAGAGGACATGGCAGCCGATATGATTACCGCCAACAATAACCCAATAAGACCTTTGGGTAAATAATGTAAAATAAAGTGAAAAAAGACATAATCTTTATCATTAGTCTCACTGCTGCTATCTGCTTTCAGAATAATTTCTTTGGCATGGTCCCTTAAATCTTTTTCTTTTGTAGACAAGGCAACCAATTCCTTTCGCAAAATAGGATTGTCATAATCTTGGTTAAGTTGATCAATATACAAAAGGTTAATCACTTTTTTGTCTTCAGAAAGACTGTCCAGTTTTTTCTCTAAAAGACGGTATTCCTCTTTATATTGTGACTTTTCAATAGCCACCTTGTTATTAGGATTGAAATTTAATGGAACAGGATTGAATTGGAAAAAAACAAAAACCATAACTCCGGTAAGCAATATAAAAAATTGCATAGGTACTTTTAAGAGACCATTCATGATTAATCCCATTTGACTTTCACGAACTGATTTTCCGGATAAGTAGCGTCCTACCTGAGATTGATCGGTTCCAAAATAAGCTAAAGCAAGGAAAAAACCTCCCGTGATACCACTCCAAAAAGTATATTTTTCTTCAGGATCCGTTGAAAAACTCACAATGTCCATTTTGTCATTTGCCCCGGCAATATGCATGGCATTGCTAAACGTCATATCATTGGGTAAAAAACGCAAAATCAAAAAGAAAGTGATAAACATTCCGGACATAATCACAAACATTTGTTGCTTTTGGGTTACGTTTACCGCTTTGGTTCCACCAGAGAAGGTATAAATGATTACTAATACTCCAATGATAATATTCATATAAGTCAGGTTCCATCCTAATAAAGCTGATAAAATGATGGCTGGAGCATAAATGGTTAATCCGGTTCCTAATCCTCTTTGAAACAAGAAAAGAACAGCTGCCAGAGAACGGGTTTTTAGATCAAAACGTTTTTCCAGGTATTCATAAGCCGTATAAACCTTGTACTTATGGTAAATAGGGATAAATGTCAAACAGATGACCACCATGGCAATAGGTAGGCCAAAATAGAATTGCACAAACCCCATTCCATCGTGATAGGCCTGACCGGGAGTAGATAAAAAGGTTATAGCGCTGGCCTGGGTAGCCATTACAGAGAGTCCTACGGTATACCAAGGGGTTTCGTTTCCTCCCAATATAAAATCTTCGACATTTTTACTTCCTTTGGTTTTCCAAGCTCCATAAATTACAATAAATAAGAGGGTTACTATGAGTACAATCCAATCGAATAGCTGCATGTTTTAAGAGTATAATTTCATTATTAGATAAAAAATAGTAATATAGATGGCATTTGCCAACAGAACCCAAGTATAATTTTTTTTCCAAGTTTTTCCTTTTTTAGATTCCATATTTTGTGGTTTTAGGGTTTTATTTTTTGCGAAGGAACCGTTACAGCTGCTTTTAACGAAATGATATTAGACAATAAGCGATAGGCTCCGGAAACTCCTTCGGGTAATTCTCTAAATAAACTCAATCCGGTATAAATATAGTGTCCTTTTCCGTAAGGAGCGACCAATAAAGCCCCTTTTTTTGGACTTTCTCCTTTGTCATTGGAAGATAAAATAGGAGTGAAGGCCTTATCAAATTCATTGGGATAGTACAAACCTTGTTCTTGTTTCCATCCTTCAAAATCTTTGGAGCTTATTTTATTGGGATAATTAAGAACAGGATGATCCGGAGCTAAAAAGCGTACTTCGGCATTTTCTTCGGTTACCCTGTCGTTTGAAATTTTTAACGGATAAGGCGCAAGAGTTCCATTGACAATTGTATTTGGCGTATTGTATTGAACCAGCATTGTTTTTCCGCCTTTTACAAAGTCAAAAAGGACACTTTGCTTGTTGGCTAATTCTTCTACGGTATTATACGCTCGTATTCCGGTAATTACAACATCAAGAGATTCTAGTTTTTCGGGAGTGATTTCTTCCGGTTTTAATAGGGTGACTTTGTAGCCCATTTGTGTTAAACTTTCTGGAACTTCATCCCCTGCACCCATAATATAACCAATTCTTTTATCCACTGTTTTCAAATCCATTTTGAGGAAGGTAGTCTCCGAGGGTTTCAGAACTTGTTGCTTGGTGATATGGGGATAATCGATTATTATCTGGTCTTTGTCAAACTTTTTGTTGTCTACAATAGCAATACTTTTGGCTATGGTTTCCGATGGTTCGGAAGGCGGAGTTACCTCAAAATAGATTAGCTGTTCCATTCCTTTTTTGTCTAATTGAAACGGCACAGACTTAGGAGTGACCATCCAGCTTTTTGATAACTCTAATTGTAGAGTTCCTTTTACGCCATCTTTTCCGGCTTTTATTTTTACGGCTACAGCCTTACTTTTTCCATTATTAAAAAGGGAAACTTTATCAATAATACTAGTTGTCACTTCTGGTACAATATCCAGATAATTATACATTTCACCTTTTACGGGATCATTGTATTTATAAACTACGCTGCGTTCTAAAGGGATTTCGACTTCGCTAATTTTGACATTAAAAATAACCTTTACTTCTCGAAGGACATCAGGAATTCCTATGTTTTTTTGCTCATCGACAGCATACATTCCTTCGGTTCCTTTTTCTTTGAGCCAGTAAGGTTGCGTATATGCAATGGATTGAGGTAGTACTAATTCTAAATTTATGCTTTCAGAAATATTAGGGTTTAAGGTCTTATTTTGGATGGTTTTTTTATTATCCGGTAAAGTGGTAACACTCATTAATTGCACTTTTGCAGCAGATCTATTAATCGCTTCCAGTTTCAGCTTTAAGTTACTTCCCGGCGTTGCTTCTTGATTTTGCGCCACTGCTTCTAGGTATAGACCGGAACAGCCGGCAATGATATTTTTTATTTCCTCGGATTTTACGGTTTTCCAATGATTTTCTTCCAATGACTGAATCATTGAATAGGCTTTTGCCAAGTTTGGTATACTGGCCGAAGGATTATTAAAATCAAATTGAGAGGTAATCAATGTTAGTAATTCGCCAATTTCTTTGCCGCCTTTCACTCGATTCCAGCTTGTATCAATACCTTCAAAGATGTTGGACTTGTCTTTAATACTTTGGCCATTGATGAGTTCGAGATATTCTGTTTCTTCGCCTCGGGTTCCGGTACTTCCAAAACCTTGAGATTGATGACAACTTCTACTTAATGCTGCGATTTCTTGGTTTGATTTCCCCAGATTTGAATAATAAACGCCTGTTTGAAGTGTTGACAAATTAGTTTTATCGGCTGAGTCAAATTTTTCTTTGCTGCCATAAAACCACCACGAATGGTTGAAAAATTGACGTTTGGGTTGCCAAGGTTGAACTAATTGTAATTGCTCAGGAAATACTGTTGAGTTATTAGTCAAATCAAAGCTTTCCACGCTCAACATGGCTGAGGCCGTATGATGCCCGTGAGTGGTTCCAGGGGAACGATGGTCGAAACGATTAATGATTACATCGGGTTGGAATTTCCGAATTGCCCAAATGATATCAGAAAGCACTTTTTCTTTATCCCAGATTTCTAAGGTTTCATCCGGGTTTTTAGAATATCCAAAATCATTGGCTCGGGAAAAAAATTGTTCTCCTCCATCAATTTTTCGGGCTTCAATGAGTTCTTGGGTTCTTATAACTCCTAATAATTCTCTCAATTGTGGACCAATTAGATTTTGACCTCCATCACCTCTTGTCAAGGATAGATATCCTGTCCTTGCTTTTTGGTCATTTGCCAAATAAGAAATTAATCGGGTATTTTCATCATCGGGATGCGCGGCGATATAAAGCACGGATCCCAGAAAATTTAATTTTTGAATTTGATTGTAAATCTCAACCGAATTTGGTTTTTGAGGTTTTTGAGCCAGTAGTATTTGAAAAGAAATAAGAAAAATTAATAGAAATTGAATTTTAGTTTTGTGCATTTTATTTAAAATTAATTTGCAATTAGTTCAAATGTAGTAATTAAAAGTTTTATTTAAAACCGAATTATATTTTCTTTGCTAAAAAGCATATATAGCTAAAAAGGGAGCACCGGTCAGTGCTCCCTTTTTCATTTATAGGCTAGGAATTAATGTCCTCTACGGTCATTGTCTCTAGAGTCTCTGTTATCATGTTTGCCATAGTTTCTGCGGTCGTCATGACGTCTGTTATCATTAGAATATTTGTGGTTTTTAGCGTATCTTTTATCATCATATCTGTGCGCTATGGGTCTGTGATATTCATTTCTATGACCTACATTATAATGTCTCTTATGGTTGTTAAAATGTGCATAAGGACGGTTTCCATGATAACCGTTTAATACAATTTTATGTCCAGAGTATAAATCGTAGTTTCTGTATTGTCTAGGTAAATATCTTGATCTTACCCAATTTCCGCTACCAAAATAAATAAATTGTGAGGCTCTAATATCGTAGTAAGCCTGAACATCCGGTAAATAATAATATTCTACTGCTGCATAACCTCTAGGTCCCCATGAAGGAGCTGTTCCTATATTTACACTTACTGAAACTTGAGCTTGAGCTGAACTGAATACAAGTAGCACTATTCCAACGGCGAGTAATTTTAAATTTTTCATCTTTCTATATTTTAATGTTTATATTCTTAAAATGTATTGCTTGTTGCTTTACATTTTAGCTAAAACCAACAACTGTGCCAAGATGATTTTTATTGCTTAAATTGGTTTTATAACAAGTAAAAAAAACGGAAACACTATTAGTATTTCCGTTTTTAAAAGGGTTGAAATGGGATTTAATGTTTTCCGTTTCCATGACCATTATTTCCTTTATGGCCATTGTTTCCTTTATTTCCCTTTTGATTGCGATTATCATGTTTGTCGTAACGATTACCAATTGTTCTTTGATGAGGACCTTTATATCCTTTATGGTATTTAGCTTTATGGTTTTTAAAATAGGTATAAGGTCTGGTTCCATGATAATCATTTAAAACTACCTTATAACCACTATATAAATCATAGTTTCTATATTGTCTAGGTAAGTATCTTGATCTTACCCATTTTCCATTACCAAAGTAAATAAATTGTGATGCTCGAATATCATAATAGGCTTGTACATCTGGTAGATAGTAATATTCGACGGCAGCATAACCTGCAGGACCCCAAGAAGGAGGCGAACCAATATTTACATTAACAGATACTTGTGCTTGTGAGGAAGTAGCTATAAACAGTACTATTGCAGCGGCAAATAATTTTAAAGTTTTCATTTTGTTTTTATTTAGATATTAATATTTTTATTTGCATTGACTTTATCAATCTTTTATCTCCAAAGCCAAGAACTGTGCCAATTTGTTTTTTTAGTTAGTTTATAGTTTTTGTTTTTACTGCAAAAAGAAGAGGCTGTTTTGTAACAAACAGCCTCTTCTAAATATTGTAAATAGTAAATTATAGCAATAAAATTAGCAATAAAATGATGATGATAATAGCACCTACTGAAAGATAAACGCCGTTTCCTGATGCTTTTAAATTAGTTTTTATTTCTCTCACCTCTTTACGGAGTTCTTTTTTTTCTGAAGAACTTAAAGAAGATTTATCCATCTCCTTGATTTCTTCCAATCGATTAAGCATGATTTGTACCTCTGCAGGAATTTCTTTAGGAACCGGATTTTTTTCGGCTGCTGTCATTGTAGTCGGAATTGCACTTAACGATAATATCATTATCATTAAATAGAAACTTAGTTTTTTCATCTTTTTATCTGGTTTTGGTTTAATAAGAATATTTATATAAAGATAATAATTAATTGGCAATCAGTGTTGTATAATTTAAAGTGAATTTTGTGAAATTTACTCTTTTAAAAATATTGTATTAACAATATTTTTGTTAATTCACATCTTTTATTGATAAGGAACAATTCGAGGTTTAGCTAACTCAAAATTTTGTATACCAAAATCAGAAGTTTGAAAGGCATTGGTCTTAAAAACGTTATCACCCTGAAACGGAATAACGGGATAATAGGCCAATGATATTTGAAAAGCGCTAAATACTAAGTAATCATTATTGATGATGAGTCCAATTCCAATTTTAGAATAAGCCTTGTTTTTTTGCAATTCATTTTGAGAATTTCCAAGTAGGGCGATAGAATAATTAAAATAAGGGTTAAGCCGAAATCCACCTATATTCCAAGGAGAATAAGCTTGAGTTTGCAAGGTTAACAGCGTTTTATTGGTTCCGTAAATCGGGCTGTTGAATCCTTGAATGCCGGATTCTTCGTTAATATTGAGTTGATCACCAATCGATTTTTGTCGGTTGAGTCCTATTATGACCTGCGGCTTAATGAACTGTCTTAATTTCCAGTTTCCAATATCAATTAGATTGGTGAAATAATTGGCCTGGAAAGAAAAAGTGGTTTGCTCTGTTTTGGATTTATTAAAAAAGGTTCCAGCTTCAAAATTAGTACTCAAAAAGCCCCATTTATAGTATTTTCCAAAGGAGATTTGGCTTCCTATATAAGGACGCCAATTATTGTTTTTATTTTGGTAACCATAGGTGATTCCATAAATTCGTCCTATAGGTACATCTTCAACAATACCGTTTTTGAAAATATACTTGTCTTTGATAAATTTTCGGGTATTAATACCAATACCTGAAAGTAAGAAGGTTTCATCAGCATAAAAATTTGTGGGATCATAATCAATTTCGGGACTTTCAATATAATTTTTATTCAATAATCGCCCTGAAATAATAAGATTGGTTGTTTTATCATCAAGAGTATTTCCTTTGAATATTTGGAAAGCCTTGGCAATCCAAAAATCATGTGAACTATACTTGAAATGTTGCTTTACATATTGTAGATCTAATCCTTGTAATGTATCAGTTTTAAATTGTTGATCTAAATAAATTCCTCCTGCCCATTTTGTTAAAGGAGAATAAAAAGGACGCTCTATACTAATACTTTTGCTGTAATTGTCATCCAAATCAATACGGTATTGTACTATTGTTTTGATGAAAGTATGTCTAATGTTTGGGATAGTGTACGCAAGATCGTTGGCATTTTTTCCGTCACTTGACCGGTTTGTAAATTTATAATCGAATTGATGACCAATACCAAAAATATTTCTTTCACTTAATCCCAATGAGGCTTTTGTACTGGAAACTGAAGCCTTGGGCAATGAGCTCCATGAATCTAAAACCCGAATGAAAACATCAACTGAGTCGGATTCTTTAGCTGTTAATTTTTCTGAAATAGTGACTCTGCTGACAAATTTTTGAGAACGGATAATACGTTCAGATTCATCTATGTTTACGCTACTATAAGGGGTATTTTTTTTAAACAGTAATAAATTCTTTATGGCAAGATTTTTAGTTTTAAGATGCAATAGGTTTCCAGTCCTTTCAGTCCATTTATCCGGAGTTTTTGTCGAGTCCGTATCAGAATAACCAAATGGGTCTAAGGTAGTAATAATAATATTCCGAATAATTTTTCCTTCAGCATCGACTTGTTTTTTTTGTTCAATTATTGGTTTTTTCTTTTTTGGATTAATTGGCTCAAAAATAAGCTTATGCAAGAGATGGGTGTACTTATTCTTCTTCGAATAGCTTTGAATGTTTTGATAGCTCTTAGAGCTGTCTTTTTCTTTTTTGTCATTTTGCGAAAAAGAAATTTGATAGCTAAAAGAGATTAAGATAAGTATCGCTATTTTTTGTTTTGAAAACATTTAAAAATAATGTTTTTAGGCTAATCAGTACACTTTTTTGTTGACGATCTTCAATTCGAATTTGTCACAATCTATTTCAAATAGTGCTAAAAATGCAGCTGTTTAGAGAATTTTTACTATCCAAATACCGCTAATCATCCCTTTAATTGAAACCAGTTTTTTGTTCAATTATAAGTATAAAGTTAGAACAAAATAATTATAAGATTGTTTTATTAAAGAAAAAACTAATCTACAAATTCCTTATTATCAAAATGGTTTTCTAATATAGAAATTCCTTTTTGGAAAAGCAGATTGTTAGGATAAACAATCATTTCTCCATCTTTAGTTTTTAGGGCAATATGGAAGGCACCAATGTCTTCAATTTCGGCAATGACAGGGAAATCTTTATCGTGAATTCGGATAACATCGCCAATTTTGAAAGGAAATGAAAAAAACAATATAATACCAGAGGTAATGTTGCTTAGAATAGACCATTGGGCAAACATGGCAACTCCCGCTACGGTTGTGATAGAGGAGACCGCAATAATGATGTCTTCGGCTTGAACTCCCCAAATGATGATAAGAATAATCAGTGCCAAAACGGTAATTAACAAATGAATGTATTTGATAACCAGATTGGTTCGGTGTTCTATAATATGAGTTGATTTTGCAAAACCTCGAACCATTTTTGAAATGATTAGTCGCAATACAATTACCAAAAATAGCAAAACTCCCGTTTCGATTAATTCTTTTGTAAAGTCATCAAAAAAAGTCATGTCCATCAGTTTTTTTTTAGGCTAAGGTACTTAAATATTTATATACTTTATCTACCGGCATTCCCATGACATTGGCATAAGAGCCTTCAATTTTAGAAACGGCTATAAAACCAATCCATTCCTGAATACCATAAGCGCCCGCTTTATCAAAAGGCTCAT is a window of Flavobacterium acetivorans DNA encoding:
- a CDS encoding TatD family hydrolase, encoding MEFFNCHTHKFTDKPNVLELVNQYPQEFDSSIPNYSIGIHPWYIVQERLESDLDIIESKLQQNNCLAIGECGLDKRIKIPMDLQQMVFEKQLLLAEKYNKAVVIHCVAAFQEVIEIKKRLNIKVPMIIHGFSKNQQLAKQLIDNGFYISFGKYLVQNPELETVFVSIPNSLFFLETDTIDETIDEVYALAAKYKNMTVSKLQQQVAINFDTVFNR
- a CDS encoding tRNA threonylcarbamoyladenosine dehydratase, giving the protein MAEWTERAELLFKKEGLEKLQNANVLVVGLGGVGSFAAEFLARAGVGKMTIVDGDVVDITNINRQLPALHSTVGQPKITVVGDRLMDINPELKLTRVQEFLSPERALEMVTEEFDYVLDCIDSVTPKLNLIIAAKRKRVKIISSMGAGGKMEAAKVKVSDISNTENCFLAKTIRRRLKEHKIDKLKVVFSSEIQDDSSLKMTDGSNFKKSFYGTNSYMPGLFGLYAAETVIRYLLKK
- a CDS encoding HAD family hydrolase — encoded protein: MIQTVIFDMDGVIVDTEPVHKYAYFQHFEELNIPVTEEQFSKFTGNSTRNVFQNLKELFNLEQDVEDLIQRKRSIFNDAFDTKEDLELLEGVEKLIKEFHEKGMQLILASSASKVTIDRVFKRFNLHQYFTHIVSGEDFPKSKPDPAIFVHAASLSIAPKENCIIIEDSTNGVKAAKAAGIFCVGYNSFHSKLQDLSAADVIINHFDELSFEKVAQF
- a CDS encoding DUF2911 domain-containing protein, with amino-acid sequence MKNLLILLAVVIANFSIEAQVKTPESSPKTKINQAVGLTDIEIVYSRPSARGRAVFGNLVPFGKLWRTGANENSTISFSDDVIIDGKTLKKGKYALYTVPNIQSWEIIFYKTTDNWGTPQEFNEANVALRTTVKEEALSKPMETFTIGLSRLDTDFAYLEIYWENSYAALKFEVPTQKKAIESIDKVLSGATGADYFSSAQFYYLANLDINKARTYIDRALELTPSKPFYYLRLKSLIQAKQGDKKGAIETAKLSLAASEAAGNQDYVKMNKDSMAEWSK
- a CDS encoding DUF1684 domain-containing protein, which translates into the protein MRTILLFVFLAQLNFGFAQEKFDEAAVTQFQTDLNTEFADAKTSPLMAEDLSTFQTLDFYPANGKYFVTAKFVRTKKEKPFEMKTTGERKPMYVKYGEAFFTLDGKDFKLNVYRNIALSKKKEYKNHLFLPFSDLTCGQESYIGGRYIDVKIPEGNTLVIDFNTAYNPYCAYNHKYSCPIVPLENDLNVEIKAGVKKFHD
- a CDS encoding MDR family MFS transporter, with the protein product MLQTAFSRYINNFKGFSREIWILTLITFINRAGTMVLPFLSKYLKEDLHFSYGEVGWVMVAFGFGSMLGSWLGGKLSDKIGFYKVMVFSLFSSGVFFFVLQYVTSFWGLCLGMFAIMTLADMFRPAMFVSLGAYAKPENRTRALTLVRLAVNLGFAAGPALGGLIIMGIGYKGLFWIDGTSCIVSILIFALLVKEKKKVSHHDPHATVLEAASVFKDKIFWLFLFVSFVTAMIFFQLFTTLPLYHSEKFGLSEFQTGLLMTLNGLLIFALEMPIVSYFERKKIQKLKIILWGSMMMAVSFYCLLINVWAGILVISMIIISIGEIFAFPFSNSFAMSRATKGHEGRYMALYTMSFSLAHIISSKMGMEIIAQFGYQINWFVMGTFGLAAAGCCIWLQKLLKLETNISLKHLS